AGCATGCGCTTCCCTGATGCACAGGTCAATCTGCCATAAATTTTAAGCTGTACGTTTCCAGCATACAAAATTTTCTGCTGTTTTAGTTTCAGATGTAGCTCGGTCTGCGTTAATTCTAGATGCCGCCACATCAGACTAACTCACCGCATCATGGAAAATGATGCCTAAGCTATAGCGCTCCCCTTGGTGAATTGGGCTGACACCATGCTTCATCTGCACCCGATAATAGCCCTGACTGCCTTTTTCAGGTTTAAACTGCGTGGTGAAAATCAACAGATCGCCTTGCTGTGGCTGTACCACCATGGCTTTGGATTGCGCTCTAGGAGTTTGCTGGCTAAAAACCAATTCTCCTCCACTAAAATCCACATTCGGCTGACTCAATACAATCACTAGCTGTATCGGGAAATATACCTCGCCATATAAGTCCTGATGAAGCGTATTAAAGCCGCCTTGTCCATATTTCAAAATCAGTGGCGTTGCCAACGTTTGTCCCTGTTGATGGCACTGCTGTAGAAATTCAGGATGGGAGGGTGGAAAGGAGTGCTCTAACTTCAGCACCCGAAACCATGCATTGGCAATCGGTGCCAAATAAGGATAGATCTCATGCCGTATCCGTTCAATCAGATTCGGCAATGGGTAGGTAAAATATTTATATTCACCTCGACCAAAACGATAACGCTGCATTTCTACGGTCTTACGATACAGTTCGGTTTGCGGATATGCCTGTTTCAGCATCTCACATAACTCGGTTGATAGAACCTGCTCAATCAGGGCAAAGCCCTGTTGATGCATTTGCTCAGTGATGGCCTCCCAATCCGCAGCTTGAATCTTATCAATCACGGTTTGGATTTGTGTCAATTCAGATGGCTGCATGGGTTTGTACACCTTCCCAACCGATCAATGCTGTTTTACGCAATGTTCCCCATTCGTAACCACCAAAAGCACCTGTAGACTGAATTACACGATGACACGGAATCAGGAATGCCACAGGATTACTGCCAATGGCGGTGCCGACCGCTCGTGCAGCTTTGGGGTGTTCAATTGCCTTGGCCAACTCGCCATAGGTAGAGAGTTGTCCCATAGGAATCTTGAGCAGACTTTGCCATACTTTAAGCTGAAACTCGGTGCCTTTTAAATGCAATTTAATCTCTGCCAGTTGAGGTTGATCCTTTTGAAATAAGGCTAAAGCACTTTGTTGAAATGCATCGATCTGTTCAATAATCACGGCCTGAGGAAATTGTGCGGTTAACTGCTGCAAAGCATCAGCCCGATTGTCCACAAAACTCAGTGCACAAATGCCTTTATGTGTGGATGCAATCAGCACTTCACCAAACAAGGTCTCTGCGAATTGATAGTGAATCGTCAGGCTCTGTCCACCATGTTTATATTCAGCAGGGGTCATCCCTTCAATCTGAATAAACAGGTCATGCAATCGACTGGTACTGGACAGTCCTGTGGCAAAGGTTGCATCAAAAATGCTGCCCTGCTCGTGTTTTAAAATCTTCTTGGCATGCTCAACACTAATATATTGCAAAAACTTTTTCGGACTGGTACCGACCCATTCAGTAAATAAACGCTGAAAATGTGCAGGACTTAAATGAATATGTGCAGCGACCTCATCCAATTGTGGCTGTTGCTGAAAGTTCTGTTGAATATAGTCAATCGCTTGAGCAATACGCTCATAATTACGTTGTTGTGAGGACATATCATCACCTCTCATCATTCATGTTTTCACTGTAGCAACTTTGCCATTCCATGAAAATCTGAATCATGCTCAGTCTCAGCTTTGTCTTTCTAGCATCTCAAATCCCGATGAAAAAAGCCGTACTTCTTGGAAGTACGGCTCTATCATGTCGATGAACGACCTTTATCGCTTAATGGGTGTAATACTTATGCCCTTGGTCACGTAACTCGGCAATCTTTTTACCTTGCTTCTTAGCATCATCCAGC
This genomic stretch from Acinetobacter sp. C32I harbors:
- a CDS encoding Ada metal-binding domain-containing protein encodes the protein MWRHLELTQTELHLKLKQQKILYAGNVQLKIYGRLTCASGKRMLKKNRLFFVDEQEAIAQGFRPCGHCMQQAYKKWNDATI
- a CDS encoding methylated-DNA--[protein]-cysteine S-methyltransferase, whose product is MSSQQRNYERIAQAIDYIQQNFQQQPQLDEVAAHIHLSPAHFQRLFTEWVGTSPKKFLQYISVEHAKKILKHEQGSIFDATFATGLSSTSRLHDLFIQIEGMTPAEYKHGGQSLTIHYQFAETLFGEVLIASTHKGICALSFVDNRADALQQLTAQFPQAVIIEQIDAFQQSALALFQKDQPQLAEIKLHLKGTEFQLKVWQSLLKIPMGQLSTYGELAKAIEHPKAARAVGTAIGSNPVAFLIPCHRVIQSTGAFGGYEWGTLRKTALIGWEGVQTHAAI
- a CDS encoding 2OG-Fe(II) oxygenase yields the protein MQPSELTQIQTVIDKIQAADWEAITEQMHQQGFALIEQVLSTELCEMLKQAYPQTELYRKTVEMQRYRFGRGEYKYFTYPLPNLIERIRHEIYPYLAPIANAWFRVLKLEHSFPPSHPEFLQQCHQQGQTLATPLILKYGQGGFNTLHQDLYGEVYFPIQLVIVLSQPNVDFSGGELVFSQQTPRAQSKAMVVQPQQGDLLIFTTQFKPEKGSQGYYRVQMKHGVSPIHQGERYSLGIIFHDAVS